Proteins encoded together in one Musa acuminata AAA Group cultivar baxijiao chromosome BXJ3-6, Cavendish_Baxijiao_AAA, whole genome shotgun sequence window:
- the LOC135640889 gene encoding mediator of RNA polymerase II transcription subunit 33A-like isoform X1 — MSLVTESLMGSPWDEVAEYTKAAQGTGCDPAVWTVHVSSTLAAHVVPLPSPELAQLLVSHLCWGNNVPLAWKYVERALAANIAPPMLLLALLSVRIIPSRCSKPVAYRLYLELIQRHAFIFTSQIKGPSFKKIMASINDVLHLSEKFGIQASEPGVLVVEYVFSILWQLLDATLDDEGLQELTPEKKAKWISRPHDMEIDGEDAFDEKKTEYNEKLQKANTIMAIELIWHFLNHKVISKLLSLARENMPSHWGSFAQRLHLLATSSSALHNSTISVDKLQQFVQDIWKFGREWKPSHHQEICTLIAHGSLPSAGGCCHGSTSGALWIPVDLYLEDCLDASVAATDAIEVLSGLIKALRALNGSTWHDAFLAIWMASLRVVQRERDPHEGPVPRLDTRLCMLLSITILSIANIIEEEEATIIDEAELSNQWKEKTAGGKCRKDLVSSLQILGDYESLLVPPLSVTSVANQAAAKAMMFVSGLTGGSGYLENVAMSDKTVNCAGNMRHLIIEACISRNLLDTSAYFWPGYITARINQIPHSMPNQVPNWSALMKGAPLTSSMVNALVATPASSLAELEKIFEIAINGSDDDKISAATILCGASLFRGWNIQEHTVRFVVKLLSPPIPVDYAEGESHLISHGPMLNVVLTGISPVDCVQIFSFHGLVPELAGALMAICEVFGSCFPSISWTNTTGEEISVHTVFSNAFILILRLWKFNHPPLEYCILGDGAPVGSQLTPEFLLLIRNSRVLSDAKLTKNRSNHGRLPTSTSSSSVHPIFVDSFPKLKTWYRQHQACLASTLSGLVHGTPVHQNVDALLNMMFRKFPKGGSQPVCPGTSGNSSLSSSSGPASDDNSFRPKLPAWDIMEAVPFVVDAALTACSHGRLYPRELATGLKDLADFLPASLATIVSYFSAEVTRGVWKPAFMNGTDWPSPAANLSTVEENIKRIVAATGVDVPSLAAGGSSLATLPLPLAAFVSLTITYKLDKASERFLNLAGPALENLAASCPWPSMPIVAALWAQKVKRWTDFLVFSASRTVFHHNNDAVVQLLRSCFTATLGLCTQISSNGGVGGLLGHGFGSHFSGGLSPVAPGILYLRVYRCIKDIFSLTENILSLLMDAVKEITESVVSKERSDKMKKTKYGMKYGQVSLAAAMTQVKVAAALGATFVWLSGGSGIVQCLIQEILPSWFLSVHELDLEGGNGGMVYTLSGYALAYFAVLSGMFAWGIDSVSVSKRRPRVIASHMDFLSSVLDGKISLGCNWVLWRAYVSGFLGLVVQCAPYWVLEVDLHILKKLSRGLKQWKEDELALALLKRGGVEAMGAAAEVILSNE, encoded by the exons GATTATTCCAAGTCGATGTTCAAAGCCGGTGGCATATAGGCTGTATTTGGAACTTATCCAGAGACATGCGTTTATCTTCACATCTCAGATAAAAGGACCAAGTTTTAAGAA GATAATGGCGTCAATCAATGATGTTCTTCATCTTTCTGAAAAATTTGGTATCCAAGCATCTGAACCAGGGGTTTTGGTAGTTGAATATGTTTTTTCCATTTTATGGCAGTTACTTGATGCAACCTTAGATGATGAAGGGTTGCAAGAATTGACACCAGAAAAGAAGGCCAAATGGATATCTAGgccacatgacatggagatagatgGAGAAGATGCATTTGATGAGAAAAAGACTGAATATAATGAAAAACTGCAGAAAGCAAATACTATAATGGCGATTGAACTCATTTGGCATTTCCTGAACCATAAAGTAATTTCCAAGCTTCTCTCCTTGGCACGTGAAAACAT gcCATCTCATTGGGGTTCTTTTGCTCAACGCTTACACTTGCTCGCGACAAGCTCCTCAGCGTTGCATAATTCAACAATATCTGTTGATAAGTTGCAGCAGTTTGTTCAGGATATTTGGAAATTTGGCAGAGAATGGAAACCTAGTCATCACCAAGAAATCTGCACTCTCATTGCTCATGGATCTTTACCATCTGCTGGTGGCTGTTGTCATGGATCTACTAGTGGGGCCCTCTGGATTCCAGTAGATCTGTATCTTGAGGACTGTCTTGATGCATCAGTTGCTGCTACTGATGCAATCGAAGTTCTTAGTG GATTAATCAAGGCTCTTCGAGCACTTAATGGTAGCACCTGGCATGATGCTTTTTTAGCCATTTGGATGGCCTCTCTTCGTGTTGTACAAAGG GAAAGGGATCCTCATGAGGGTCCTGTACCTCGCCTTGACACACGGTTATGCATGTTACTGTCGATAACGATACTTTCCATTGCTAACATTATTGAGGAAGAAGAAGCAACTATTATTGATGAGGCTGAACTGAGCAATCAATGGAAAGAAAAAACTGCAGGTGGAAAGTGCCGCAAAGATCTGGTGTCCAGCTTACAGATACTCGGTGATTATGAAAGCTTGCTGGTTCCTCCATTGTCTGTTACCTCCGTAGCCAATCAGGCTGCTGCAAAAGCTATGATGTTTGTTTCAGGCCTTACAGGTGGTAGTGGGTATCTGGAGAATGTAGCCATGAGTGACAAGACAGTAAATTGTG CTGGAAATATGCGACATTTGATTATTGAGGCTTGTATTTCACGAAATTTATTGGACACATCAGCCTACTTTTGGCCAGGCTACATTACTGCACGTATCAACCAGATACCTCATTCAATGCCTAATCAAGTGCCTAATTGGTCTGCATTGATGAAGGGTGCACCTCTAACTTCATCAATGGTAAATGCTTTGGTGGCAACTCCTGCTTCAAG CTTAGCAGAGCTTGAGAAGATATTTGAAATTGCAATCAATGGATCAGATGATGACAAAATATCTGCTGCCACTATTCTATGTGGAGCCTCTCTGTTTCGTGGGTGGAATATTCAG GAGCATACCGTTCGCTTTGTTGTGAAACTGCTTTCACCTCCTATTCCTGTTGATTATGCTGAAGGAGAAAGCCATTTGATTAGTCATGGTCCTATGCTTAATGTTGTTCTTACTGGAATATCACCCGTGGACTGTGTTCAAATTTTCTCATTCCATGGCCTG GTACCGGAACTTGCAGGAGCACTGATGGCAATCTGTGAAGTGTTTGGATCTTGCTTTCCTAGTATCTCATGGACCAACACAACAGGGGAAGAGATATCTGTCCATACAGTGTTCTCTAATGCATTTATTCTAATATTAAGATTGTGGAAATTTAACCATCCGCCACTTGAATATTGCATTTTGGGAGATGGTGCACCAGTTGGATCACAATTAACTCCTGAATTCCTTCTCTTGATTCGTAATTCTAGAGTTTTATCTGATGCAAAATTAACCAAGAATAGAAGTAACCATGGGCGACTGCCAACCAGTACAAGCTCATCATCTGTGCATCCCATTTTTGTAGATTCGTTTCCAAAGTTAAAAACCTGGTACCGGCAGCATCAAGCTTGTTTAGCATCGACACTTTCTGGACTGGTTCATGGAACTCCAGTGCATCAAAATGTGGATGCTCTTCTCAACATGATGTTCAGGAAGTTCCCTAAAGGTGGTAGTCAACCAGTGTGTCCTGGAACATCTGGAAATAGCAGTTTAAGCAGTTCTTCAGGTCCAGCAAGTGATGACAACTCATTCAGACCCAAGCTACCCGCCTGGGACATTATGGAAGCAGTTCCATTTGTAGTTGATGCTGCTCTTACTGCTTGTTCTCATGGAAGGTTATATCCACGAGAATTAGCAACAG GCCTCAAAGATCTTGCTGATTTTCTTCCTGCATCTCTGGCTACAATTGTAAGCTACTTTTCTGCTGAAGTAACACGAGGAGTTTGGAAGCCGGCTTTTATGAATGGAACTGATTGGCCAAGCCCTGCTGCAAATTTGTCAACTGTCGAAGAAAATATCAAAAGGATTGTTGCCGCAACTGGTGTTGATGTTCCAAGCCTAGCTGCAG GAGGAAGCTCTCTTGCTACACTTCCATTACCCTTGGCAGCCTTTGTGAGCCTTACGATTACATATAAACTTGACAAAGCCTCAGAACGATTCCTTAATCTTGCTGGTCCAGCTTTGGAGAATCTTGCAGCAAGTTGTCCTTGGCCAAGCATGCCAATTGTTGCAGCCTTGTGGGCCCAAAAGGTGAAGAGATGGACTGATTTTCTTGTGTTTTCTGCATCACGCACTGTCTTCCACCACAACAATGATGCAGTTGTTCAGCTTCTCAGAAGTTGTTTCACTGCCACACTTGGTCTGTGCACTCAAATATCCAGCAATGGAGGTGTGGGTGGACTTCTTGGACATGGATTTGGTTCTCATTTTTCTGGAGGCCTCTCCCCTGTTGCTCCAGGAATTCTATACCTCCGAGTGTACAGATGCATTAAGGACATTTTTTCACTGACAGAAAATATTCTTTCCCTATTAATGGATGCAGTCAAAGAAATAACAGAAAGTGTCGTCAGCAAGGAGAGGTCTGATAAGATGAAGAAAACAAAGTACGGAATGAAATATGGGCAGGTCTCACTTGCTGCCGCCATGACACAAGTGAAGGTGGCAGCTGCTCTTGGAGCAACATTTGTGTGGTTATCAGGGGGATCAGGCATTGTCCAGTGTTTAATACAGGAGATTCTTCCTTCTTGGTTTCTCTCAGTCCATGAGTTAGATCTCGAAGGAGGGAATGGGGGGATGGTATATACTTTGAGCGGATATGCTCTGGCTTACTTTGCTGTCCTCAGCGGAATGTTTGCCTGGGGCATCGATTCAGTATCTGTTTCCAAGAGACGGCCAAGGGTCATTGCATCCCACATGGACTTCTTGTCAAGCGTCTTGGACGGGAAGATCTCACTTGGATGCAATTGGGTGCTATGGCGTGCATATGTCTCAGGGTTCTTGGGCTTGGTGGTGCAATGCGCACCGTATTGGGTGCTTGAGGTGGACTTGCACATCTTGAAGAAGCTCAGTCGAGGGCTAAAACAGTGGAAGGAGGATGAGCTTGCACTCGCACTGCTCAAAAGGGGGGGAGTTGAGGCGATGGGTGCAGCTGCTGAAGTGATTTTGTCTAATGAATGA
- the LOC135640889 gene encoding mediator of RNA polymerase II transcription subunit 33A-like isoform X2, whose translation MSLVTESLMGSPWDEVAEYTKAAQGTGCDPAVWTVHVSSTLAAHVVPLPSPELAQLLVSHLCWGNNVPLAWKYVERALAANIAPPMLLLALLSVRIIPSRCSKPVAYRLYLELIQRHAFIFTSQIKGPSFKKIMASINDVLHLSEKFGIQASEPGVLVVEYVFSILWQLLDATLDDEGLQELTPEKKAKWISRPHDMEIDGEDAFDEKKTEYNEKLQKANTIMAIELIWHFLNHKVISKLLSLARENMPSHWGSFAQRLHLLATSSSALHNSTISVDKLQQFVQDIWKFGREWKPSHHQEICTLIAHGSLPSAGGCCHGSTSGALWIPVDLYLEDCLDASVAATDAIEVLSGLIKALRALNGSTWHDAFLAIWMASLRVVQRERDPHEGPVPRLDTRLCMLLSITILSIANIIEEEEATIIDEAELSNQWKEKTAGGKCRKDLVSSLQILGLTGGSGYLENVAMSDKTVNCAGNMRHLIIEACISRNLLDTSAYFWPGYITARINQIPHSMPNQVPNWSALMKGAPLTSSMVNALVATPASSLAELEKIFEIAINGSDDDKISAATILCGASLFRGWNIQEHTVRFVVKLLSPPIPVDYAEGESHLISHGPMLNVVLTGISPVDCVQIFSFHGLVPELAGALMAICEVFGSCFPSISWTNTTGEEISVHTVFSNAFILILRLWKFNHPPLEYCILGDGAPVGSQLTPEFLLLIRNSRVLSDAKLTKNRSNHGRLPTSTSSSSVHPIFVDSFPKLKTWYRQHQACLASTLSGLVHGTPVHQNVDALLNMMFRKFPKGGSQPVCPGTSGNSSLSSSSGPASDDNSFRPKLPAWDIMEAVPFVVDAALTACSHGRLYPRELATGLKDLADFLPASLATIVSYFSAEVTRGVWKPAFMNGTDWPSPAANLSTVEENIKRIVAATGVDVPSLAAGGSSLATLPLPLAAFVSLTITYKLDKASERFLNLAGPALENLAASCPWPSMPIVAALWAQKVKRWTDFLVFSASRTVFHHNNDAVVQLLRSCFTATLGLCTQISSNGGVGGLLGHGFGSHFSGGLSPVAPGILYLRVYRCIKDIFSLTENILSLLMDAVKEITESVVSKERSDKMKKTKYGMKYGQVSLAAAMTQVKVAAALGATFVWLSGGSGIVQCLIQEILPSWFLSVHELDLEGGNGGMVYTLSGYALAYFAVLSGMFAWGIDSVSVSKRRPRVIASHMDFLSSVLDGKISLGCNWVLWRAYVSGFLGLVVQCAPYWVLEVDLHILKKLSRGLKQWKEDELALALLKRGGVEAMGAAAEVILSNE comes from the exons GATTATTCCAAGTCGATGTTCAAAGCCGGTGGCATATAGGCTGTATTTGGAACTTATCCAGAGACATGCGTTTATCTTCACATCTCAGATAAAAGGACCAAGTTTTAAGAA GATAATGGCGTCAATCAATGATGTTCTTCATCTTTCTGAAAAATTTGGTATCCAAGCATCTGAACCAGGGGTTTTGGTAGTTGAATATGTTTTTTCCATTTTATGGCAGTTACTTGATGCAACCTTAGATGATGAAGGGTTGCAAGAATTGACACCAGAAAAGAAGGCCAAATGGATATCTAGgccacatgacatggagatagatgGAGAAGATGCATTTGATGAGAAAAAGACTGAATATAATGAAAAACTGCAGAAAGCAAATACTATAATGGCGATTGAACTCATTTGGCATTTCCTGAACCATAAAGTAATTTCCAAGCTTCTCTCCTTGGCACGTGAAAACAT gcCATCTCATTGGGGTTCTTTTGCTCAACGCTTACACTTGCTCGCGACAAGCTCCTCAGCGTTGCATAATTCAACAATATCTGTTGATAAGTTGCAGCAGTTTGTTCAGGATATTTGGAAATTTGGCAGAGAATGGAAACCTAGTCATCACCAAGAAATCTGCACTCTCATTGCTCATGGATCTTTACCATCTGCTGGTGGCTGTTGTCATGGATCTACTAGTGGGGCCCTCTGGATTCCAGTAGATCTGTATCTTGAGGACTGTCTTGATGCATCAGTTGCTGCTACTGATGCAATCGAAGTTCTTAGTG GATTAATCAAGGCTCTTCGAGCACTTAATGGTAGCACCTGGCATGATGCTTTTTTAGCCATTTGGATGGCCTCTCTTCGTGTTGTACAAAGG GAAAGGGATCCTCATGAGGGTCCTGTACCTCGCCTTGACACACGGTTATGCATGTTACTGTCGATAACGATACTTTCCATTGCTAACATTATTGAGGAAGAAGAAGCAACTATTATTGATGAGGCTGAACTGAGCAATCAATGGAAAGAAAAAACTGCAGGTGGAAAGTGCCGCAAAGATCTGGTGTCCAGCTTACAGATACTCG GCCTTACAGGTGGTAGTGGGTATCTGGAGAATGTAGCCATGAGTGACAAGACAGTAAATTGTG CTGGAAATATGCGACATTTGATTATTGAGGCTTGTATTTCACGAAATTTATTGGACACATCAGCCTACTTTTGGCCAGGCTACATTACTGCACGTATCAACCAGATACCTCATTCAATGCCTAATCAAGTGCCTAATTGGTCTGCATTGATGAAGGGTGCACCTCTAACTTCATCAATGGTAAATGCTTTGGTGGCAACTCCTGCTTCAAG CTTAGCAGAGCTTGAGAAGATATTTGAAATTGCAATCAATGGATCAGATGATGACAAAATATCTGCTGCCACTATTCTATGTGGAGCCTCTCTGTTTCGTGGGTGGAATATTCAG GAGCATACCGTTCGCTTTGTTGTGAAACTGCTTTCACCTCCTATTCCTGTTGATTATGCTGAAGGAGAAAGCCATTTGATTAGTCATGGTCCTATGCTTAATGTTGTTCTTACTGGAATATCACCCGTGGACTGTGTTCAAATTTTCTCATTCCATGGCCTG GTACCGGAACTTGCAGGAGCACTGATGGCAATCTGTGAAGTGTTTGGATCTTGCTTTCCTAGTATCTCATGGACCAACACAACAGGGGAAGAGATATCTGTCCATACAGTGTTCTCTAATGCATTTATTCTAATATTAAGATTGTGGAAATTTAACCATCCGCCACTTGAATATTGCATTTTGGGAGATGGTGCACCAGTTGGATCACAATTAACTCCTGAATTCCTTCTCTTGATTCGTAATTCTAGAGTTTTATCTGATGCAAAATTAACCAAGAATAGAAGTAACCATGGGCGACTGCCAACCAGTACAAGCTCATCATCTGTGCATCCCATTTTTGTAGATTCGTTTCCAAAGTTAAAAACCTGGTACCGGCAGCATCAAGCTTGTTTAGCATCGACACTTTCTGGACTGGTTCATGGAACTCCAGTGCATCAAAATGTGGATGCTCTTCTCAACATGATGTTCAGGAAGTTCCCTAAAGGTGGTAGTCAACCAGTGTGTCCTGGAACATCTGGAAATAGCAGTTTAAGCAGTTCTTCAGGTCCAGCAAGTGATGACAACTCATTCAGACCCAAGCTACCCGCCTGGGACATTATGGAAGCAGTTCCATTTGTAGTTGATGCTGCTCTTACTGCTTGTTCTCATGGAAGGTTATATCCACGAGAATTAGCAACAG GCCTCAAAGATCTTGCTGATTTTCTTCCTGCATCTCTGGCTACAATTGTAAGCTACTTTTCTGCTGAAGTAACACGAGGAGTTTGGAAGCCGGCTTTTATGAATGGAACTGATTGGCCAAGCCCTGCTGCAAATTTGTCAACTGTCGAAGAAAATATCAAAAGGATTGTTGCCGCAACTGGTGTTGATGTTCCAAGCCTAGCTGCAG GAGGAAGCTCTCTTGCTACACTTCCATTACCCTTGGCAGCCTTTGTGAGCCTTACGATTACATATAAACTTGACAAAGCCTCAGAACGATTCCTTAATCTTGCTGGTCCAGCTTTGGAGAATCTTGCAGCAAGTTGTCCTTGGCCAAGCATGCCAATTGTTGCAGCCTTGTGGGCCCAAAAGGTGAAGAGATGGACTGATTTTCTTGTGTTTTCTGCATCACGCACTGTCTTCCACCACAACAATGATGCAGTTGTTCAGCTTCTCAGAAGTTGTTTCACTGCCACACTTGGTCTGTGCACTCAAATATCCAGCAATGGAGGTGTGGGTGGACTTCTTGGACATGGATTTGGTTCTCATTTTTCTGGAGGCCTCTCCCCTGTTGCTCCAGGAATTCTATACCTCCGAGTGTACAGATGCATTAAGGACATTTTTTCACTGACAGAAAATATTCTTTCCCTATTAATGGATGCAGTCAAAGAAATAACAGAAAGTGTCGTCAGCAAGGAGAGGTCTGATAAGATGAAGAAAACAAAGTACGGAATGAAATATGGGCAGGTCTCACTTGCTGCCGCCATGACACAAGTGAAGGTGGCAGCTGCTCTTGGAGCAACATTTGTGTGGTTATCAGGGGGATCAGGCATTGTCCAGTGTTTAATACAGGAGATTCTTCCTTCTTGGTTTCTCTCAGTCCATGAGTTAGATCTCGAAGGAGGGAATGGGGGGATGGTATATACTTTGAGCGGATATGCTCTGGCTTACTTTGCTGTCCTCAGCGGAATGTTTGCCTGGGGCATCGATTCAGTATCTGTTTCCAAGAGACGGCCAAGGGTCATTGCATCCCACATGGACTTCTTGTCAAGCGTCTTGGACGGGAAGATCTCACTTGGATGCAATTGGGTGCTATGGCGTGCATATGTCTCAGGGTTCTTGGGCTTGGTGGTGCAATGCGCACCGTATTGGGTGCTTGAGGTGGACTTGCACATCTTGAAGAAGCTCAGTCGAGGGCTAAAACAGTGGAAGGAGGATGAGCTTGCACTCGCACTGCTCAAAAGGGGGGGAGTTGAGGCGATGGGTGCAGCTGCTGAAGTGATTTTGTCTAATGAATGA